Proteins from a genomic interval of Malassezia vespertilionis chromosome 9, complete sequence:
- the rad17 gene encoding RFC checkpoint protein Rad17 (EggNog:ENOG503NWWG; COG:D; COG:L): protein MPPRAKRKLGGDAPRLLFTQRTRPPAEYEVQHAPPSHMQHAPPSGDPSKRKVDDVQAWLAGAFDPKMGKYRRMLALTGPSGAGKTATVRALAKADALDFEIVEWENKDGFYDGGMRQSAIARFAAFVHAAQRYPTLPLVPRGVPMAAPRRRKIVLVEDLPNLAHEDTRAQFHAVLEQLVQTPCAQNVPIVCIISDSVPMEEEGTEHSWRARREAQMDVRRAIPPSVRVHSSFAEICFNPMTARMIQSALLRAAPAQHIPRMLLNEIASGAAGDVRGAVNTLALAASGRHMDATQLASAMPARATSLALFHALGRVLYNKREGDPKTESVTPPKLDTPSRVAQLMQSVMQMPTAASAPPRPWLQEKRTSLVNVDAMCAQLPVDASTFVLYLHHNMPQFTECVEECAPILDALSAADTFEMNMRAGTAPYGLLITMRAALLALPSPVPRRGQVLTKPAFWDCARRQGEIVQCVQNAHDALHGTSALCDTSMHAMDARAAFATESLPWIAQLDERVRRCAAPFLAFSPAHTLAVPMDVHDGTPDFDVPSEACISPRTDPPAPDEGLPSGDELDDL from the exons atgccgccgcgcgcgaagcgaaAGCTTGGCGgggacgcgccgcggctctTGTTTACGCAGCGGACGCGGCCACCTGCAGAGTACGAAGTACAGCATGCGCCTCCAAGCCATatgcagcatgcgccgccgagtGGTGACCCAAGCAAG cgcaaagTCGACGATGTGCAGGCGTGGCTCGCCGGCGCGTTTGATCCGAAAATGGGCAAGTACAGG cgcatgctcgcTCTCACAGgccccagcggcgcgggcaAAACCGCCaccgtgcgtgcattggccaaggcggatgcgctcgatTTCGAGATTGTCGAGTGGGAAAACAAGGATGGATTTTATGACGGCGGCATGCGGC AATCGgccattgcgcgctttgctgcgtttgtgcacgctgcacaacGATACCCAACGCtgccgcttgtgccgcgcggcgtgccaatggctgcgcctcggcgcagGAAAATCGTGCTCGTGGAGGACCTGCCGAACCTTGCGCACGAGGATAcacgcgcgcagtttcacgccgtgctcgagcagctcgtgcaaacgccgtgcgcgcaaaatgtACCGATTGTGTGCATTATTTCAGACAGCGTGCCCATGGAAGAAGAAGGCACGGAGCACAGTTggcgggcgcggcgcgaggcgcagatggatgtgcggcgcgcgattcCTCCGAGTGTGCGTGTACACTCGAGCTTTGCCGAGATTTGCTTCAACCCAATGACCGCGCGCATGATCCAgtctgcgctgctgcgcgcggcgcctgccCAGCACATTCCACGCATGCTCCTAAACGAAATTGCTTCTGGTGCCGCGGGCGATGTGCGTGGCGCAGTGAACACacttgcgctcgctgctTCCGGACGGCACATGGATGCGACACAGTTGGCGTCGGCCAtgcctgcgcgcgccacgtcGCTGGCGCTTTTTCATGCGCTTGGCCGCGTGCTGTACAACAAACGCGAGGGCGATCCCAAAACGGAGTCTGTGACCCCCCCGAAACTCGATACCccgtcgcgcgtcgcgcagctgaTGCAGTCGGTCATGCAAATGCCAACCGCTGCTTCTGCTCCCCCACGCCCGTGGCTGCAGGAGAAGCGCACAAGCCTGGTAAATGTCGACGCGATGTGCGCTCAGTTACCTGTCGATGCATCTACATTTGTGCTCTACCTGCACCACAATATGCCGCAATTCACCGAGTGTGTCGAAGAGTGTGCGCCGATCCTCGACGCACTCAGTGCTGCGGACACTTTCGAGATGAACATGCGCgccggcacagcgccgtATGGCCTCCTCAtcacgatgcgcgccgcattgctGGCCCTGCCTTCGCCCGTCCCGCGGCGCGGACAAGTCCTCACAAAGCCCGCGTTCTGGGACTGTGCACGGCGTCAAGGTGAGATTGTGCAGTGTGTACAAAacgcgcacgacgcgctaCACGGTACGTCGGCACTCTGCGATACATCTATGCATGCTAtggatgcacgcgctgccTTTGCTACCGAATCATTGCCATGGATCGCACagctcgacgagcgtgtgcggcgctgtgcggcgcctTTTCTCGCATTTTCTCCGGCGCACACACTCGCCGTCCCGATGGACGTCCATGACGGTACGCCCGATTTCGACGTGCCGAGCGAAGCGTGCATTTCCCCGCGCACAGACCCGCCGGCGCCCGACGAGGGGCTTCCCTCGGGCGATGAACTAGACGATTTGTAG